Proteins encoded by one window of Nicotiana tabacum cultivar K326 chromosome 10, ASM71507v2, whole genome shotgun sequence:
- the LOC107777774 gene encoding neutral ceramidase 2, translated as MGVSDCLKVEFWRSTGGMIWLALLVLLLSQVNGKGAAEASNYLVGLGSYDITGPAADVNMMGYANMEQIASGIHFRLRARTFIVAEPQGRRVAFVNLDACMASQLVTIKVLERLKARYGNLYTEQNVAISGIHTHAGPGGYLQYVVYIVTSLGFVRQSFDALVDGIEQSIIQAHENLRPGSIFVNKGELLDAGVNRSPSAYLNNPAGERSKYKYDVDKEMTLLKFVDDEWGPVGSFNWFATHGTSMSRTNSLISGDNKGAAARFMEDWFDQKSTEMSNFNISKVRELPRRVSNIIPTVHGKHHELLELAASFQSSPGKPVTRLMSVARRVRSAFRLADRPRFVSAFCQTNCGDVSPNVLGAFCIDTGLPCDFNHSTCGGKNELCYGRGPGYPDEFESTRIIGERQFKKAVELFNKATEQVKGKVDFRHTYVDFSNLEVTIPKEGAGIETAKTCPAAMGFAFAAGTTDGPGAFDFQQGDDKGNVFWRLVRNLLKKPGSEQIKCQHPKPILLDTGEMKEPYDWAPSILPVQILTIGQLVILSVPGEFSTMAGRRLRDAVKMVLTSGGTKEFDSNIHVVIAGLTNTYSQYITTFEEYQIQRYEGASTLYGPYTLSAYIQQFKTLAAALITGQTLQAGPQPPNLLGKQIGLLPPVVMDATPLGSKFGDLITDVPQSSAFKRGDLVTVSFWSACPRNDLMTEGTFALVEILQGKDTWVPAYDDDDFCLRFIWSRPAKLSTRSKATIEWRIPDLAASGVYRIRHFGAAKALLGSVKHFTGSSSAFVVA; from the exons ATGGGAGTATCTGATTGTCTCAAAGTTGAGTTTTGGAGATCCACAGGAGGGATGATTTGGTTGGCTCTGTTGGTGTTGCTATTATCACAAGTGAATGGAAAGGGAGCAGCGGAAGCTTCTAATTACTTAGTCGGGCTTGGAAGCTATGATATTACTGGGCCGGCTGCTGATGTCAACATGATGGGATATGCTAACATGGAACAGATTGCATCAGGCATCCACTTCAGATTGCGAGCCCGTACCTTCATTGTAGCTGAACCTCAGGGGAGGCGTGTTGCTTTtgtgaaccttgatgcttgcatGGCCTCGCAGCTTGTAACCATCAAAGTTCTTGAGAGATTGAAGGCTAG GTATGGGAACCTTTACACAGAACAAAATGTTGCTATTAGTGGGATTCACACCCATGCTGGCCCTGGTGGTTATCTACAATATGTAGTGTATATTGTAACATCTCTTGGTTTTGTCCGTCAATCTTTTGATGCTCTAGTTGATGGGATTGAGCAAAGTATCATACAAGCTCATGAAAACCTCCGACCTGGATCAATATTTGTCAATAAAG GGGAGCTACTGGATGCTGGTGTGAATCGTAGCCCTAGTGCTTATTTGAATAACCCTGCTGGGGAACGTAGTAAATATAAGTATGATGTTGACAAAGAAATGACCCTTTTAAAGTTTGTTGATGATGAATGGGGTCCAGTAGGCAGCTTTAATTGGTTTGCAACTCATGGAACTTCTATGAGTCGAACTAACTCTTTGATTAGTGGGGATAACAAAGGAGCTGCTGCACGGTTTATGGAAGATTGGTTCGATCAGAAAAGTACTGAAATGTCAAACTTTAACATATCTAAAGTGCGTGAACTTCCCCGAAGAGTCTCAAACATCATACCAACTGTTCATGGAAAGC ATCATGAGCTACTAGAACTTGCTGCTTCTTTCCAGTCTTCTCCAGGTAAGCCAGTCACCAGGTTGATGAGTGTAGCCAGACGTGTCAGGAGTGCCTTCAGGTTGGCTGATAGGCCGAGATTTGTTTCTGCTTTTTGTCAAACCAACTGTGGTGACGTCAGTCCCAATGTGCTCGGTGCGTTCTGCATAGACACAGGGCTgccttgtgacttcaatcatagtACTTGTGGTGGAAAGAACGAGTTATGTTATGGTCGAGGACCAGG ATACCCAGATGAATTTGAGAGTACACGCATCATTGGGGAGAGGCAATTTAAAAAAGCTGTGGAGCTTTTCAATAAAGCAACAGAGCAAGTAAAGGGGAAGGTTGACTTTCGTCACACCTATGTGGACTTCTCCAATCTCGAGGTGACAATTCCAAAAGAAGGTGCTGGTATTGAGACGGCTAAAACCTGTCCTGCTGCAATGGGGTTTGCATTTGCTGCCGGTACAACTGATGGACCTGGAGCATTTGATTTTCAGCAGGGAGATGACAAG GGAAATGTTTTTTGGAGGTTGGTGCGGAACTTGCTTAAAAAACCAGGCAGTGAACAAATAAAGTGTCAACATCCCAAGCCCATTTTGCTTGATACTGGTGAAATGAAGGAGCCCTATGATTGGGCA CCTTCAATACTTCCTGTTCAGATTCTAACAATAGGGCAGCTGGTTATTCTCAGTGTACCTGGAG AATTCAGTACCATGGCAGGAAGACGTCTGCGAGATGCTGTGAAGATGGTGCTCACAAGTGGGGGTACCAAGGAGTTTGATAGCAATATTCATGTTGTGATAGCTGGGTTGACTAATACATATTCGCAATATATAACGACCTTTGAGGAGTACCAGATACAGAGATATGAG GGTGCGTCTACACTGTATGGTCCATATACACTTAGCGCTTACATCCAACAGTTCAAGACTCTAGCAGCTGCTCTCATCACAGGACAGACCTTGCAAGCAGGCCCTCAACCCCCTAATTTGCTAGGAAAGCAGATAGGCTTGTTGCCTCCAGTTGTAATGGATGCGACACCACTTGGTTCCAAATTTGGGGATTTAATTACCGATGTTCCTCAAAGCTCCGCCTTCAAGAGGGGTGACCTTGTCACTGTTTCTTTTTGGTCAGCATGCCCCAGAAATGATCTCATGACTGAGGGTACATTTGCTCTTGTTGAGATTCTTCAAGGAAAGGATACTTGGGTTCCTGCTTATGATGATGATGACTTCTGCCTTCGCTTTATATGGTCAAGACCTGCTAAACTCAGCACTCGAAGTAAGGCGACAATCGAATGGAGAATACCGGATTTAGCTGCTTCAGGTGTATATAGAATCAGGCATTTTGGTGCTGCAAAGGCTCTTTTGGGTTCAGTTAAGCATTTTACAGGTTCATCTAGTGCTTTTGTGGTCGCCTGA